Proteins encoded within one genomic window of Bradyrhizobium sp. 186:
- a CDS encoding FAD-binding protein, with translation MIEERFDAIVVGAGMGGNAAALTMAERGLKVLQLERGEYSGSKNVQGAILYADMLEKLIPNFREDAPLERHLVEQRFWIVDERSHTGIHYRSDDFNEEKPNRYTIIRAQFDKWFSQKVREAGATVLCETTVTELLQDSHGRVVGVRTDRDGGEIHADVVVLAEGVNGVLGTGAGLRGRPKPDKVALAVKEMHFLSRETIDARFNLKGDEGLVIEAAGTISRGMTGMGFIYSNKECISLGIGCLVADFQRTGETPYGLLEGFKRHPSVAPLIEGSEVKEYSAHLIPEGGYKAIPQLCGEGWVVVGDAAQLNNAIHREGSNLAMTSGRIAAEAICLIKSRNDPMTAKNLSLYKKLLNDSFVIKDLKKYKDMPALMHTHSQNFFLTYPQLFSKAMQDYVRVDGTPKLEKEKLMLSSFIKARSWSGLFSDALRIARAWR, from the coding sequence ATGATCGAGGAAAGATTCGACGCGATCGTCGTCGGTGCTGGCATGGGCGGGAATGCGGCAGCGCTTACCATGGCCGAGCGGGGCCTAAAAGTGCTGCAGCTGGAGCGCGGCGAGTATTCGGGGTCGAAGAACGTGCAAGGCGCCATCCTCTATGCCGATATGCTGGAGAAGCTGATCCCGAATTTCCGAGAAGATGCACCGCTTGAGCGGCATCTCGTCGAGCAACGCTTCTGGATCGTGGACGAGCGTTCGCACACGGGGATTCACTATCGCTCCGATGATTTCAACGAGGAGAAGCCGAACCGCTACACCATCATCCGCGCCCAGTTCGATAAATGGTTCTCGCAGAAGGTCCGCGAGGCCGGCGCCACGGTGCTGTGCGAGACCACGGTGACCGAGCTCCTCCAGGATTCCCATGGGAGGGTCGTCGGGGTGCGCACAGACCGAGATGGGGGTGAAATCCATGCAGATGTCGTCGTGCTGGCCGAGGGGGTGAACGGAGTGCTCGGGACGGGGGCGGGCTTAAGAGGGCGGCCGAAACCGGACAAGGTCGCACTCGCGGTCAAGGAGATGCATTTCCTGTCGCGCGAGACAATCGATGCTCGCTTCAATCTCAAAGGCGACGAGGGGCTCGTCATCGAAGCCGCCGGAACCATCTCCCGCGGCATGACCGGTATGGGCTTCATCTATTCCAACAAGGAATGCATCTCGCTCGGTATCGGCTGTCTTGTTGCCGACTTCCAGCGTACCGGCGAGACGCCTTACGGCCTGCTCGAGGGCTTCAAGCGTCACCCGTCCGTCGCGCCGTTGATCGAGGGTTCGGAAGTAAAGGAATATTCCGCGCATTTGATCCCCGAAGGTGGATACAAGGCGATCCCGCAGCTTTGTGGTGAGGGCTGGGTCGTTGTCGGAGACGCCGCCCAGCTCAACAACGCCATCCATCGCGAGGGGTCCAATCTGGCGATGACGTCGGGCCGTATCGCCGCGGAAGCGATCTGCCTTATCAAATCGCGAAATGATCCGATGACGGCCAAAAATCTTTCGCTTTACAAAAAACTGCTGAATGATTCCTTCGTGATCAAGGACCTGAAGAAGTACAAGGATATGCCGGCACTGATGCATACCCACTCGCAGAACTTCTTTCTTACATATCCGCAGCTCTTCTCCAAGGCGATGCAGGATTACGTGCGCGTCGACGGCACACCAAAGCTTGAGAAAGAGAAGCTGATGCTGAGCTCGTTCATCAAGGCGCGGTCGTGGAGTGGACTGTTCAGCGATGCCCTGCGCATTGCCCGGGCCTGGCGGTGA